Below is a genomic region from Nitrospira sp..
ACGTGAGATGGAAGGGCGGAGGCAAACGAGCGAGCCGGATTCATGCTCATTCCAGATAACGGGGCCTCGATACTGATATACGCCGCGACCAGACAACCGGCAAGAACGCCGGTCCATGGATTGAGCGCGACGCGATTCGATGTGATGAGAATAACCAGCATCAGCACAAACGACATCACGACTTCAGCGGTAAATGCCGCGCCGCTTCCCGCTGATCCCGGCACCGTGACGGCATAGTTCACCGCCGGATGTTCGACCGCCATACCGATCACCGTTGCGCCGATGAGCAACCCCGCCAAACCTCCACCGAACTGGGCGACCATGTAGCACGCCGTATCGACTCCTTGGATTTTCCCCAAACGAAAGAACGTGACTGTCACCGCCGGATTCAAATGAGCGCCGGATCGTTTGCCCCACGACGAATAGATGAGGGCGATCGCGGTCATCCCCATAGCCAATCCGATCACGACCCGTCTGATGGTCTGATTGGGAAACAATTCGTGAAAAGGCGAGAGCGGATATTCGAGCAACGTGGTCACAAGCACAGCTGAGATCATGAAGAGACCGAGCCCCGCGGCTTCCATCAGATACTCGGGCCAATGTCTCCGCATGGTATCAACGACGATTTGCATAGCTCTGCTCACCCTTCGTCGGACTCAGTCGCACGAATCGCTCGCTTCTTACAGGGCGACATCTCTACTTACCCAATGACGCGACCGCAGCCATTCTCAGCAGGGGCATGGCGAAGCAGGCGCACTTGACAATCCCCCCTGAGAGGGCGTTGGATGGAGGGCTGACGCGTGGCTTCTGGCTCCGATGCTCGCCCTCTCGTGCCGTATGAGGAAGCGAGTCAGCCTCCAACGCCTGGTCACCCTCTGGGTCCTTTCTATAGGCCTGCTCACCGGAGCCTTCGGCCTGCTATACGCCTACTGGCACGCCAAGCATTCGCTGCGGAGCACCATCGGTCTTACCTTTCTGGAACTGGCTCATCAAAGCGCGGACAAGGTCGGGCTCATTCTGGAAAAAGAAGTGGAATGGGTCGAACGCCTGGCCTCGACGACGGACGTCGTGGACGCTGTCACGTCTGGGACGGGAGTGGCCTTCGATCGGCCCGCATTCCAGCGCTGGCGTGAGAGTCAACTACGCTACTTTCGTTCGATGGTCATCTTGGACCGTCAGGGCCGCTCGGTGGGCGGAGTCATCAGCGATGTTACCAGGGCACACTATAACCAACAGCTCTGGTGGCCCGTCGTCTTTGAGCAACGACAAATCTGGGTGGGGGAACTGCGGTCGAACGAAGCGGGGTCCGGATACTGGGAAGTCGCCGTTCCGATCACGGATCGCCGTGGAGCCGTCATCGGCGCGATCAAAGTCGTGATCGAGAAAGACCAACTGTTCGCGTCCGTCTTTCGCAGCCGTATCGGCGAGACCGGACATGTCATGCTGTTGACGAGTCGAGGTCTTGTCCTCGCCTGTCCGATTCTTCCTTCCACTCAGCATCGCGTGGTTCAAGTCGAGGGAAGGGCGTTGTTCGATGCGGCCTACCCCATTTCCGACGCGCGATGGCTGGAGACGCAGGACGACGGACATGGAAAAGCGGGCGGCATCGTCGGCGTCGCGCCGGTCGTCCTCCGTTCCGATATCGCGCAGGCCGGCAAGTGGTTCATTCTTGTTCGCCAGGATCCGGATGAAACCTATGCGCCGTTGACCGTCTTGATGCGCAGGCTGGCCGCCTTCGGGGTCCTCGCTGTAGGGATCGTGGCATTCCTCCGGTGGCGTTTGGCGTTGCGAATCGTGCAGCCGATCCGAGCATTGGTCCGTCGGATGAAGCAGTTCGGAGAGATTGCGCCTCCCACGATGCCGGCGCCGATGGAACAAGTCGGCATCGTCGAACTGGACGACCTCGCCGCGAGTTTCGACGACCTGGCCAGACGGCTTGCCGGAACCGCCGGCGAACGCGAACAATACGTGACACAGCTCGAACGGGCCAATCGAGAACTGGCGACATCCGAAGAGCACTATCGCATGTTGTGGAATCATTCTCTCCACATTCGATTGCTGGTCGATGCCGACGGGCAGATTCGGGATCTCAACCGGCGAGGGGAAATTAAATTGTGGCGCCCCGCCGCCGATGTCGTCGGCACCCCGGTGCTGTCATTGTTCGCCGAACCGGAACGCCCGCGGCTCCGCCGATTGCTGGCCGACACGTTCGCCGCAGGCAGAGAATCCGTGGCCGGTGAAGTGATCGTGCCGGCGCCGACCGGGGATCTCTATATCATGGACGTCGATCTCGTCCCCCTCGAAAAGGGCGGCGCGGTCGAAGCGGTCATGGTCCAATTGACCGATCTGACCGAGAAGAAGCAGCTTCAGGAGCAGCTACTCCGGTCGGAGCGGTTGGCCTCGTTGAGCCACTTCGCTTCGATGTTCGCGCACGACATCCGTAACCCCCTCGCAGGGATCAAGAAAACATTGGAACTGCTCTCGGATGGGCAGACCGTGACCCTCGACAGGCCCCGGCGGTGGTGCGACGACATGCGCTTCACGGTCGACTTGCTGCTGGGCATGATCAATGACATGCTCGACGTCTACCAAGACAGCTATTCAGGACTTCCGCTACTGACCTCCGCCGTCTCGCTCAAGGCACTGGCGGACGAAGCCTTGCGACCATTCCGGATGGAAGCAGAGTCAAAGGGCATTCGATTCCTCGTCGATCTCGAGCCGGAAGAGATCCGGGTAAGCGTAGACGGCCGGCGCCTGTTGCGCGTCCTCATCAACCTCGTCCACAACGCCGTGAAGTTCTCGCCGGCGGGTGGGACGATCGCCGTGCAGATCCGCGGCGAGCATCACGGCAGCCGGCGTCCGGGCGCGTGCGCCGGCTCATCGCACGTGACGATCCGGGTGATGGACGAAGGGCCGGGAGTCGCCGAGGAGGATCTGCCCCACCTGTTCGACTTGTTCTTCAAGAAGAAGGAGGCGGGCGACATCAGGACCGGACGCGGGCTGGGACTCCACTTTTGCCGGCTGGTCATGGAAGCCCACGGCGGCGGCATCAGCGCGGACAACCGTCGCGGCGGCGGCGCCGTCTTTTCCTTGGTGTTACCGGTGAAGCAGGACATCTATGCCGGTCACGCTGCTGATCGCTGAAGATCAACGTCTGTTCAGGCAAAGCCTGCGGCTGTTGCTGGAACGGGAACGCGATCTCCGGGTGGTGGGAGAAGCCACCGACGGGCGGGAGGCGTTCGAGCAGGCTATGAAGCTCAGACCGGAGATGATCCTCATGGACGTGGATATGCCGCGGCTCGACGGAGTGACCGCGACGCGCCTGATCCGAGGCTGCCTGCCCGACACCAACGTGCTGATGCTCTCGGTCCATGACGAAGACGCCAGAATCGTGGCCGCGGTTCAGGCCGGCGCCTGCGGCTACATCCTCAAGGACGCCGACCACGCCGAGTTCTTGCGGATCATCCGCGCGACGCACCGCGGCGAACATCTCCACTTGCCGTTCATGCCGGACCGCTTCGCGCACCGGGCGGTCTCCGCATTGCAAGGGTCCGGGACCCCGCCGCCGGGCCTCGTCCACCTCACCGAACGAGAACGGGAAATTCTCGCGCACGCCGCCTCCGGACAAGGCAACAAGGAGATCGCCGACCGTCTGGGCCTGTCGCTCGATACGGTCAAGACTCACCTCCATCACATCTATCAAAAGCTTCACGTCACCGGCCGGGTCGAAGCCATTCTCTCCTATCTGAGAGCCTGCTAGCCGCTCATCACCGCGGGCGGACACCGGAATCACCCGATCGGTGTAGATGAAATCCACCCTTCAGGCGATGGTCTGCCGTCCGACCGCTTCGTAGAATCAGGCGGATCGAGGGACGGCGCATCACGGCGCAGGACTCTTCACGAAGGAGGTCGCGTGATGAAACGGGACAATCTTATAGGCTATGCGATGCTGGTGATGGGGTTTGCCGCCATGGCTGTCGTGTTGATCGGTCTCTCCGCCCTCGCGGCGGATGAACCGATGGAGAAAGCCATCGGCCCGGCGATGGACTCCGGGAACTCCGCGCCGGACCACGGGTTGTCGATGCAGCGCATCGACCCGAAGACCGGCGAGTTGACGGAGGAGATGGAGAGGCCGATGGGCGTGCCGGACGCCGGCGCCCAAGCGGGACCGGCGGACTCGAAGGCCTTTACCGGACCGACCAGGAACGAGATCAGCTTCGCGAACTGCACGGAAGGCAATGACTGCGTGTCATTCTAGCCAACCCGCCGGCCTGCGGGCCGGCAACGGACGGTGCGGCCTATTCGCAGCGACCGCACATCAAAGGAGAACGTCATGAAGATCCTGACGATAGTGAGCGCGCTGATCTGTTTCTGGCTCCTGCTCGCAACGGCAGGTCAAGCGGAAGTGTCGACGACCTGGATCGACGAGTTGACCAACTCCGTGAGCTTCTACAAGAGCAACTACCCGGCCTCCAACTGGGAGCCGTACCTCGGCAAACTCGCGGTCGTGAAGGACGCCCTAGGCCGCGGCGATCAAGCGATGGTGAGGAAGGAAATGGGGAGGTGGTTCAAGATGCTGCGGAACCACGAATACGGCATCCACGACGTGGCGGCCGATGAACTGTACAACTTCGCGCTGATCGTGACGCCGATTCAAGAATTCAACATCGCCGTCCCGACGGGCGGCGGAGGCGGATTCTAGACCGCATCTCAAGATTGCGTGACCTGACGCTTCCGGCCCATGTCACGGATCGCTGCAGATGGTAGTGGCATGCCTACTATCTGATGGGCACCCACTACCATCTCTCGCTCGCATTCGAGTCGTCTCAGAAAGCCGATCGATGGATCACTCGAAGCTTGAGGTCCGTTGCGACCTTTCGGCGATATTTGGCCGAACCGACCGATCGAGCTGCGAAATCTCATTTTCAAGCCCCGTCAGGGAAAAGCGATTGCCTTGTCAGAATTTGACGAGGTCGATGCGGTTCCTCTCATCGGTGCCGACCGCGGCCTAGATCGGTTTCCACGTCGAGGGGTCTGCGTGGGCCAGTCGCCGAAACGACACCCATCCGGCGGCAGATTGAGTTCCTGCATCCTTTAGGGGCGAGCTCCGTCTTTAGGGGTGACGGCAATGGAGCCTTCACGAGAACCCCAAAAGAAGGAGACCGCCATGAGACCACATCTGTCTCTCGATGTCCGCAATGTCCCCGTCTCGGTGGAGTTCTACCGGAAGGTGTTTGGCCTTGCCCCGCAGAAGCAGACGAGCGACTACGCGAAGTTTGACCTGACGCGTCCGGCCCTGAACCTCTCGCTCGTATCCTCGACCGGCCGAATCAGCTCCGTGAATCACTTGGGTATTGAGGTGGAATCGCCGGCAGAGATCGCCGCATGGAAGGACCGTCTCCAGCAAGAAGGCCTTATCGATCGAGTGGAGGACAACGTCGCCTGCTGTTTTGCCCGGCAGGACAAGGTCTGGTTCTCGGATCCCGACGGGAACGCGTGGGAGGTATTTACGGTGCATGAGCAGTTGTCGGTGACCGGGCCGGTCTCCAATACCGGATGCTGCGCGCCTTCCGGGAAGCGCCCCGCGAGCGGAACATGCGCCACACCGAACTCTGAGATCACCGCGCCGCCCGCCCTGCAGTAGGAAATTGATTGTACGGTGAGGCATACTGATGTCGGGCTCTGCGGGAGGGACTGATGGAGAACACCGCGGTTGAGATGTGGCAACTCATGCACAGCGCGCTTAGGGCATTCATCTACAAGCGCGTGCGTCATGAGGCTGAAACCGAAGACATCCTGCAAGAGGTCTTCTTACGCGTGCATCACAAACTCGGACAGTTGAAAGATCCCGACCGTGTCACCTCGTGGATCTATCAAATCACCCGGCACGTCATCATCGATTATTACCGTTCGCCGGAACGCCGTCGTGAAATCCCGGTCGGATTGACCACGGACCTCGAAAAGCAAGAGCCACAATCTGATGCTGAGATGGACTCAGATGCCAAGCGGGAACTGTCCGGCTGCCTTCGGCCGATGCTGGAACGCCTTTCAGCCGAGTACCGCGAGGCGATACGCCTGGTGGATCTTGAAGGGCTGACACAGAGCGAAGCAGCCACCCGCCTGGGGCTTTCGATTCCAGGCATGAAATCCCGCGTGCAGCGCGGGCGCAAACAATTGCGGCAACTGCTCGACGACTGTTGCGTGATCGAACTGGATAGTCGTCGAGGGGTGACCGACTTTGAACTCCGTCGGCCCGGCTCTTGTAGTAACTAGCTCACGAAGTGAGCATACAGGTGTTCATTCGCACAACCTCGCCCCACACGTGACCACGAAGCAGGATACTACGCGGCGTCGTACCAGATACGCTCCCTCCGGAGACCTAAGACTCGTAGCACGTTTAGCGCGGCATATACATGATCACGGCAACACCAACCAGGCAAATCAATCCACCGACGACGTCATAGACATCCGGGCCAATGTGGTCGATAGTCCAGCCCCACAGGATCGACAGCACGATAAACCAGCCGCCGTAGGCGGCATAGACGCGGCCAAAGTGCGCCGGTTGAAAGGTCGGGATCACGCCGTACAGGATAAGAACTGCGGCTCCCGCGACGGCATATCCCCACGGCCGACCCTCTCGAAGCCACAGCCACACCAGATAGCCGCCACCGATCTCACACAAGCCCGCAAGCACGAACAGTCCGAAAGAAACAGGAATCGACATGAGAAACTCCCTTCGGTAGACAATCGCGGTAGAGCCTGTGCCCGCTCACGTTCGTGCGCTGGCTAGCCGCGACGACCCATTTTGGCATACAGAGCCGGGATCACAAGCAAGGTTAATGCGGTCGAAGTGATGAGCCCGCCGATCACCACGGTGGCCAGGGGCCGCTGCACTTCAGCCCCCATCGTCGTCGCCATCGCCATGGGTACAAAGCCCAGGCTGGCGACGAGCGCCGTCATGAGGACGGGACGCAGTCGGTCGAGCGAGCCTTCGATCACCGCTTCTTCAGTCGAACGACCGTCAGTCTCGAGTTGGCCGATATGACTGATCAGGACGACGCCGTTCAACACCGCGATCCCGAAGAGCGCGATGAAGCCGATAGCCGCGGAGATGCTCAAAGGCAAACCTCGCACCCAGAGCGCCAGCACGCCGCCGGACAATGCCAGCGGCACGTTCAAGAAAATCAACAGCGCAGGTCGCATGGCGCCGAAAATCACTGAAAGCACGCTGAGAATCAGCACCAGCGTAATCGGAACCACGACGGCCAATCGTCGCGACGCGTCCTGCAGATGCTCGAACTGCCCGCCCCAAACCAGATAGTACCCGGTCGGGAGAGCAACCCGTTCGGCCACTATGCGTCGTGCCTCAGCGACAAAGCCGCCGAGATCCCTGCCTCTGATATTGGCTTCCACCATGATCCGGCGCTGCACGTCCTGCCGGCTGACTTGAGCCGGTCCGCTGTCTACGATGATCTCGGCGACCCGAGACAACGGGACGAGTTCGCCTTCCGGAGTGGGCAACAATACGGCCCCGATGCTTTTCGGATCGATCGTCGCTCCTGCGCGGAGCCGG
It encodes:
- a CDS encoding aquaporin, whose protein sequence is MQIVVDTMRRHWPEYLMEAAGLGLFMISAVLVTTLLEYPLSPFHELFPNQTIRRVVIGLAMGMTAIALIYSSWGKRSGAHLNPAVTVTFFRLGKIQGVDTACYMVAQFGGGLAGLLIGATVIGMAVEHPAVNYAVTVPGSAGSGAAFTAEVVMSFVLMLVILITSNRVALNPWTGVLAGCLVAAYISIEAPLSGMSMNPARSFASALPSHVWTGFWIYLTAPLIGMLLAAECYVRLYGVRRVLCAKLHHQNDKRCIFRCCYTS
- the sigZ gene encoding RNA polymerase sigma factor SigZ, which codes for MENTAVEMWQLMHSALRAFIYKRVRHEAETEDILQEVFLRVHHKLGQLKDPDRVTSWIYQITRHVIIDYYRSPERRREIPVGLTTDLEKQEPQSDAEMDSDAKRELSGCLRPMLERLSAEYREAIRLVDLEGLTQSEAATRLGLSIPGMKSRVQRGRKQLRQLLDDCCVIELDSRRGVTDFELRRPGSCSN
- a CDS encoding ATP-binding protein, whose amino-acid sequence is MRKRVSLQRLVTLWVLSIGLLTGAFGLLYAYWHAKHSLRSTIGLTFLELAHQSADKVGLILEKEVEWVERLASTTDVVDAVTSGTGVAFDRPAFQRWRESQLRYFRSMVILDRQGRSVGGVISDVTRAHYNQQLWWPVVFEQRQIWVGELRSNEAGSGYWEVAVPITDRRGAVIGAIKVVIEKDQLFASVFRSRIGETGHVMLLTSRGLVLACPILPSTQHRVVQVEGRALFDAAYPISDARWLETQDDGHGKAGGIVGVAPVVLRSDIAQAGKWFILVRQDPDETYAPLTVLMRRLAAFGVLAVGIVAFLRWRLALRIVQPIRALVRRMKQFGEIAPPTMPAPMEQVGIVELDDLAASFDDLARRLAGTAGEREQYVTQLERANRELATSEEHYRMLWNHSLHIRLLVDADGQIRDLNRRGEIKLWRPAADVVGTPVLSLFAEPERPRLRRLLADTFAAGRESVAGEVIVPAPTGDLYIMDVDLVPLEKGGAVEAVMVQLTDLTEKKQLQEQLLRSERLASLSHFASMFAHDIRNPLAGIKKTLELLSDGQTVTLDRPRRWCDDMRFTVDLLLGMINDMLDVYQDSYSGLPLLTSAVSLKALADEALRPFRMEAESKGIRFLVDLEPEEIRVSVDGRRLLRVLINLVHNAVKFSPAGGTIAVQIRGEHHGSRRPGACAGSSHVTIRVMDEGPGVAEEDLPHLFDLFFKKKEAGDIRTGRGLGLHFCRLVMEAHGGGISADNRRGGGAVFSLVLPVKQDIYAGHAADR
- a CDS encoding ArsI/CadI family heavy metal resistance metalloenzyme — encoded protein: MRPHLSLDVRNVPVSVEFYRKVFGLAPQKQTSDYAKFDLTRPALNLSLVSSTGRISSVNHLGIEVESPAEIAAWKDRLQQEGLIDRVEDNVACCFARQDKVWFSDPDGNAWEVFTVHEQLSVTGPVSNTGCCAPSGKRPASGTCATPNSEITAPPALQ
- a CDS encoding response regulator transcription factor, which codes for MPVTLLIAEDQRLFRQSLRLLLERERDLRVVGEATDGREAFEQAMKLRPEMILMDVDMPRLDGVTATRLIRGCLPDTNVLMLSVHDEDARIVAAVQAGACGYILKDADHAEFLRIIRATHRGEHLHLPFMPDRFAHRAVSALQGSGTPPPGLVHLTEREREILAHAASGQGNKEIADRLGLSLDTVKTHLHHIYQKLHVTGRVEAILSYLRAC
- a CDS encoding YnfA family protein, which gives rise to MSIPVSFGLFVLAGLCEIGGGYLVWLWLREGRPWGYAVAGAAVLILYGVIPTFQPAHFGRVYAAYGGWFIVLSILWGWTIDHIGPDVYDVVGGLICLVGVAVIMYMPR